In a single window of the Streptomyces sp. NBC_00094 genome:
- a CDS encoding NUDIX domain-containing protein gives MSARPSERIDYVDPGDRVVAQGGRAAGAPSGLLRRYAATVCTDHAGRVLLYRRTASAPAYPDHYDVLVGGAVRAGEDYRAAALRELREELGWASAHGLAEAYRIRVDDPHGDCFLTVHRWVVDRAPRPDPAEISWCGFVTPLSVLTGGYTPMVPVGTEAVRRLFPL, from the coding sequence AGCGGATCGACTACGTCGACCCCGGGGACCGGGTGGTCGCCCAGGGCGGGCGCGCGGCCGGCGCCCCGTCCGGCCTGCTGCGCCGGTACGCGGCGACCGTCTGCACCGACCACGCCGGCCGGGTCCTGCTGTACCGCAGGACCGCCTCGGCGCCCGCCTATCCCGACCACTACGACGTCCTGGTGGGCGGGGCGGTGCGGGCCGGCGAGGACTACCGCGCGGCGGCGCTTCGGGAGCTCCGGGAGGAGCTGGGCTGGGCGAGCGCGCACGGTCTCGCCGAGGCGTACCGGATCCGCGTCGACGATCCACACGGCGACTGCTTCCTGACCGTCCACCGCTGGGTGGTGGACCGGGCACCCAGGCCCGATCCGGCGGAGATCTCCTGGTGCGGCTTCGTCACGCCGCTGTCGGTCCTGACCGGCGGATACACCCCGATGGTCCCGGTCGGCACGGAGGCCGTCCGGCGCCTGTTCCCTCTCTGA